The following is a genomic window from Nitrospira sp..
CGATGGCCGTGTCGCAGGAGGGCGAGCAGGAGTTTCGATTCGACGTGGGAGCACGATATGCGGCTCGAGTCGCACAAAAGGTGCTTTTACACGGATTGCCGCCGGAAACCATTTTGAACGTGAATATTCCGAACGGCTCGTTTCGATCTATCAAGGGGGTCAAGGTGACCTGTTTGAGTCGGCGCCGTTTTGAAAACCCCATCGTCGAGAAAGTCGATCCGAGGGGGCGAAAGTATTACTGGATCGCCGGGACACGCCAATCGTGGAGTCGCCGGAACGACGCCGACCACGAAGCGCTGGAGCGTCATCTGGTATCCGTGACCCCGATCCATCTCGACACGACCCATTACGCCGTGTTCGAACAATTCAAAGCATGGGAACGGCCTCTCTCGCGACGGCCTGTGCGCAGGGTGCCGACGAGTCCTCGTTTGCGAAAGAGGGCACGGATATGACGGCGTTGATCGAGTGGTTGATCGAACAGCTCGGGCGATTCGTCATCGCGGCGATTTCGACGTTCGGCTACACCGGCATTGTGATCACGATGGCGATTGAGAGTGCCTGTATCCCGCTGCCGAGCGAAATCATCATGCCGTTTTCAGGCTACCTTGTCTCAACAGGCCAGTTTTCTATGCTGGGCGTGACGCTCGCCGGTGCGATCGGTAACGTGCTCGGTTCGCTGGTCGCCTATTATGTCGGAGTCTGGGGAGGGCGGCCGTTCGTCGAGCGGTACGGCCGGTATTTCCTAGTCTCGCAGCACGATCTGGCGTTGGCCGATCGGTGGTTTACGAAACATGGCGATGCGGCGGTGCTGATCAGCCGACTCCTGCCGGTCGTGCGGACCTTCATTTCGCTCCCGGCCGGGATCGCCCGCATGGACGTGACGAAGTTTGTGATATTTTCGTTCGTCGGGGCCGTGCCCTGGTGTTATGCGCTTGCCTATGTGGGGTTGAAGATGGGTGAGCATTGGAATCAATTGCGTGAGTATTTCCATCATGCGGATCTGGTGATCGGGCTGTTTCTTGCCGTAGGGCTCGGTTATTTCCTCTGGTCGCATTGGCCGAAACGCCGACCGTCTCTGGAATGAATGCGCACCATGCTGCGTGTCTACAATACGTTGTCCGGAAACAAGGACCTGTTCGAGCCATTGGTGCCCAGGAAAGTCCGCATGTATGTCTGCGGGGTGACGGTCTATGACTATTGCCACATTGGACATGCCCGCAGTGCATTGGTCTTCGACGTGCTGCGGCGCTATCTGGAATATTCGGGCTACACCGTCGAATTCGCCAAGAATTTTACGGATGTGGACGACAAAATCATCAAGCGCGCGAATGAGCAGGGGGTGAGGTGCGAGGACATTACCTCCAAATACATCGACGCCTATTACGAGGATATGGATAAACTGGGCGTGGGCCGAGCCACGCTCGAGCCTAGGGCCACGGAGCATATCGCCGATATTGTGGCGCTCGTCGACCGGTTGCTGGCGAAGGGGATGGCCTATCGTGTCGACGGGGATGTCTATTTTCAGGTCGATCGGTATCCTCTGTACGGCAGGCTCTCCAAGCGGAGAATCGACGATTTACAGGCAGGGGCTCGCGTGGACGTGGATGAGCGCAAACGTCATCCTATGGATTTTGCGTTGTGGAAGGGCAGCAAACCCGGTGAGCCTTCCTGGGAGAGTCCGTGGGGGTTGGGCAGGCCGGGATGGCATATCGAATGTTCTGCCATGGCCATGAGACACCTCGGCGAAACCTTCGACATCCATGGCGGCGGGATGGACCTGATTTTCCCCCACCACGAGAATGAGATCGCGCAGTCTTGCGGGGCGACCGGCCGGGAATTCGCACGGTACTGGGTTCACAATGGATTCGTCCAGATCAACCAAGAGAAGATGTCCAAATCACTGGGAAACTTTTTTACGATTCGAGAGATTTTCCAGCAATCCGAGTGGCCGGACGTCGTGACCGGAGAAATCCTGCGCTATTTTCTCCTCTCCACCCACTATCGCAGTCCGTTGGACTTTTCAGACCAAAGCTTACGGGAGGCGAAGGGGGCGCTCAATGGATTGTATGACCTCTTCGAGCGTCTGAATGAGCCTGGTCCGGCCCATGGTGAGTCCGATCAGCAGATGCAAGAGGCGGCGGCGCAGACGCGACAGGCTTTTGTGGAAGCCATGGACGATGATCTGAATACGTCCGTCGCTGTGGCTGCGTTGCAGAAGCTGCGGAGCGAAGCCAACAAGGCCATTGAAGGCGGCTTGTCGCATGACATCCGGCGTGCGGTGCGGCAGGAGTTCCGTACGTTGGGAGCGGTACTGGGGCTCTTGCAGCCGGACAACTGGCAATTCAAGAGTCAGGTCCGGCAGGCACCATCCGGCGAGCCCGCGGCGGCACTATCTGATGGGGAGATCATCGACCGACTTGCGGAGCGCATCGAGGCGAAAAAGGCCAAAGATTACAGGCTTGCCGACCAGATCCGCGCAGAACTGGCTTCCCGTGGCATTACGATCGAGGATCGCCCAGATGGCACGAGTCGATGGAAGCGATAATTCCTCGGAAGTGATCTACGGCCTCCATGCCGTGCGCGAGGCGCTTCGCGCCGGTGTTCGTCCTCTCCAGCGTTTGCTCCTACTGAGCATCGATCGACAATTCGGTGACATTGTGCGGCTGGCAAGGGAGAAGCGTGTGCCGGTGCATATCGAACCGCGAGCGGCCCTCGACCGACTCGTCCCCGACGGTCGCCATCAAGGGGTCGTCGGGTTGGTCGCCGCCAAGGCCTATGCCGAACCGGATGATATTCTTGTGTCGGCGCAGGGGGAGGGGAAGACTCCACTGTTGGTCCTGCTCGACGGCGTGGAGGATCCGCATAACCTGGGCGCCATCCTGCGAACGGCCGAATCATCCGGTGTGCAGGGGGTGTTTATTCCTGAGCGTCGCGCGGTGGGATTGACCAGCGTCGTGGCAAAGGCCTCGGCTGGCGCAGTCGATCATATGCCTGTCGGACGGGTGCCGAATCTCTCTCGTTTGATCGAGCGTCTCCAGGATACGGGGCTGTGGGTCTACGCGTTGGATGCTGACGCTCCCAAAGTCTACACGGCGCTGGATTTTCGAGGGCCGGTTGCGCTCGTATTCGGCGGGGAGGGGAAAGGGGTTCGTCCGGGCGTGCGTGGAGCCTGTGACGATGCAGCGCACATCCCCATGCTCGGGAAAGTCGGTTCGCTCAATGTCTCGGCGGCGGCGGCCGTTGTGTTGTACGAGGCGTTGCGCCAGCGACGGGAGGGTACGGCCGGAAAACCGTGAGCTTGTGCTCGACTGGCTTACCGGAGCCGGAGCATTTTCCCTTGAATGGCGGCCTTGAGGAGTTGGGCGGTATTGGAGACCCGGATTTTTTTCATCATATTCGCTCGGTGAGCCTCGACTGTTTTGACGCTGATTTTCAACCGTTGGGCGATTTCTTTATTCTTGAAGCCGGTCCAGATCAGATCCAGGATCTCCTGTTCACGGGTCGTGAGGGCTTCGGGTCGTCGTTTACGCGGGGGTAATGCCGACTCCGACGACGATGCGTTTCTTGAGCGCTTGTTCATTTTGGCCGCTGTCGACATGTACGTCTGGCTCCCCTTCGAATAAATGCGATCCTCTGACCGAGGCCTGTGATTTCCAATCGCCAAAAGGTTTGTGCATTATACGCAGTTCTCCTAGCGTTTGTAAATGGATGAAGATGGGATGCGCCACTTTTAGGGATGCGGTTATTATAGTAGGATATACTATCTATATCGCAATGAGCCTCGCGGACGGGACGGCTCGGCCATTTCGGGGAACCCCATGATGCTCTACATCGTCGTGTTGCTGTTCGGCGCTGTGATAGGCAGTTTCCTGAACGTCTGTATCCACCGATTGCCGCGCGAAGAGTCGGTGGCATGGCCGGCCTCTCATTGTCCCTCATGCGGACAGCCCATTGCGGCGTACGACAATATTCCGGTGATCAGTTATCTGATGTTGAGAGGTCGATGTCGTGCCTGCCGTGCGCCCATTTCCATCCGATATCCGTTGGTGGAGGCCGTCAACGCGATCGCCTATGGGATCGTCTTTTGGATGTTCGGTTTTACCGCGACGGCATGCATCTATGCCGCGTTGATCTCCGCGCTTATTGTGGTGACGGGAACAGACGTTTCACATTACATGATTCCGGATACGGTGACCCTACCGGGGATCGTCATCGGATTGCTCGGCGCCGTTCTGATCCTACCGGTCGGCATCGTTGATTCCCTCCTCGGGGTCCTGGTGGGCGGGGGGAGCTTATGGTTTCTGGCCTGGGTCAGTCCCTATATCTTCGGGAAAGAGGGCATGGGCGGAGGCGATATCAAGCTGATGGCCATGGTCGGTTCGTTCATCGGATGGCAGCCGGCGCTGCTGGCCATCATGATCGGCTCGTTACTGGGGTCCGTGATCGGAGGCGGGCTCATGGCGGCCCGGGTCATGCGGCGTGAGCAGTACATCCCCTTCGGGCCCTTCCTTGCGATCGGGTCGGTCCTGGCCTTGCTGTTTCACCAACCTCTGTTCGAATGGTACTGGTCGTTGATCGACCTTCCGCAGTAATTCCCGCTCAATCGGCCTACAGAGCCATTTTGTAGGCGTTCATGTTTTTCATGACTGTATCCGAATGGATGATTCAC
Proteins encoded in this region:
- a CDS encoding Leader peptidase (Prepilin peptidase) / N-methyltransferase; protein product: MMLYIVVLLFGAVIGSFLNVCIHRLPREESVAWPASHCPSCGQPIAAYDNIPVISYLMLRGRCRACRAPISIRYPLVEAVNAIAYGIVFWMFGFTATACIYAALISALIVVTGTDVSHYMIPDTVTLPGIVIGLLGAVLILPVGIVDSLLGVLVGGGSLWFLAWVSPYIFGKEGMGGGDIKLMAMVGSFIGWQPALLAIMIGSLLGSVIGGGLMAARVMRREQYIPFGPFLAIGSVLALLFHQPLFEWYWSLIDLPQ
- a CDS encoding DedA family protein, yielding MTALIEWLIEQLGRFVIAAISTFGYTGIVITMAIESACIPLPSEIIMPFSGYLVSTGQFSMLGVTLAGAIGNVLGSLVAYYVGVWGGRPFVERYGRYFLVSQHDLALADRWFTKHGDAAVLISRLLPVVRTFISLPAGIARMDVTKFVIFSFVGAVPWCYALAYVGLKMGEHWNQLREYFHHADLVIGLFLAVGLGYFLWSHWPKRRPSLE
- a CDS encoding Two-component transcriptional response regulator, LuxR family codes for the protein MSTAAKMNKRSRNASSSESALPPRKRRPEALTTREQEILDLIWTGFKNKEIAQRLKISVKTVEAHRANMMKKIRVSNTAQLLKAAIQGKMLRLR
- a CDS encoding Cysteinyl-tRNA synthetase, translating into MLRVYNTLSGNKDLFEPLVPRKVRMYVCGVTVYDYCHIGHARSALVFDVLRRYLEYSGYTVEFAKNFTDVDDKIIKRANEQGVRCEDITSKYIDAYYEDMDKLGVGRATLEPRATEHIADIVALVDRLLAKGMAYRVDGDVYFQVDRYPLYGRLSKRRIDDLQAGARVDVDERKRHPMDFALWKGSKPGEPSWESPWGLGRPGWHIECSAMAMRHLGETFDIHGGGMDLIFPHHENEIAQSCGATGREFARYWVHNGFVQINQEKMSKSLGNFFTIREIFQQSEWPDVVTGEILRYFLLSTHYRSPLDFSDQSLREAKGALNGLYDLFERLNEPGPAHGESDQQMQEAAAQTRQAFVEAMDDDLNTSVAVAALQKLRSEANKAIEGGLSHDIRRAVRQEFRTLGAVLGLLQPDNWQFKSQVRQAPSGEPAAALSDGEIIDRLAERIEAKKAKDYRLADQIRAELASRGITIEDRPDGTSRWKR
- a CDS encoding 5'-nucleotidase SurE — encoded protein: MARARILVTNDDGITSPGIHAVATALRALGEVWIVAPDRERTAVGHAVTLHKPLRITKLGPRVFMVNGTPVDCVNLALVKVLPGRPALIVSGINRGVNLGDDVMYSGTVSAALEGTILGIPSMAVSQEGEQEFRFDVGARYAARVAQKVLLHGLPPETILNVNIPNGSFRSIKGVKVTCLSRRRFENPIVEKVDPRGRKYYWIAGTRQSWSRRNDADHEALERHLVSVTPIHLDTTHYAVFEQFKAWERPLSRRPVRRVPTSPRLRKRARI
- a CDS encoding 23S rRNA (guanosine(2251)-2'-O)-methyltransferase, which produces MARVDGSDNSSEVIYGLHAVREALRAGVRPLQRLLLLSIDRQFGDIVRLAREKRVPVHIEPRAALDRLVPDGRHQGVVGLVAAKAYAEPDDILVSAQGEGKTPLLVLLDGVEDPHNLGAILRTAESSGVQGVFIPERRAVGLTSVVAKASAGAVDHMPVGRVPNLSRLIERLQDTGLWVYALDADAPKVYTALDFRGPVALVFGGEGKGVRPGVRGACDDAAHIPMLGKVGSLNVSAAAAVVLYEALRQRREGTAGKP